The following is a genomic window from Candidatus Bathyarchaeia archaeon.
GTAGTGGGGCGTAGCGTAGCTGAGCTCATAGCAGACCATCCTCCATCCTCGCTGGGTCTCAGCGACGTGAAGGTTGTAGGTGTCTCCGATGCCAGCGGTTCAATCATAGATGAAAGAGGCGTAGACCTCCGTAAAGCTGTGAAGGAGAAGGCTCGGAAAGGCAGCTTGATGAGGTCCAGCCTTGAAAATAAGAGGCCGCTTACCGGGGAGGAATTGATAGACCAGGTACACGCGGATATACTTGTTGAGACAACGCCCACAAACATCTCCACAGGGGAGCCTGGTTTGACCCACATCCAGAAAGCGTTGAGGAGCGGCCTCCACGTAGTCACTACCAATAAGGGCCCGTTGATTACCTCCTTCAAGGAGCTTAAGAAAATGGCTGAGAGAAAACAGATATGTCTCCGTTACAGTGGCGCCGTCGGCGGAGGCACACCCATACTAGACTTCCTCGACTTCTTAAGGCCTGAAGGGGTTCAATCCGCCAGGGGGATCCTGAACGGAACCACCAACTACATCCTCTGGAGAATGGAGAAGGGAGGCGTAACCCTTAATACCGCGATGAAGGAGGCTAAAACCCTTGGCTACGCTGAGAAGGACCCCTCCCTAGACCTTAAAGGCTTGGACACGGCGTGTAAGCTGGTGATAATGGCCAACCATCTTGGGATGGAAAAACGGTTATGTGAGGTTGACATCAAAGGAATAGAAGGGTTAAAAGCTGCGGATCTCTTTGAAGCCCAGCGAAGGGGCAGGGTAATCCGTCTCATAGGCACATTAGACTGTGAAAACGGTGAACTGAAAGTGTCCACTGAGGAGATACCTGTAGGAAGCGCTTTACATGTGGAAGGATGCCTCAACGCGTTAACCGTCAAGACAAAGCTGGGCGCTCAAACCCTCATTGGAACAGGCACCGGGGGAAGGGTTACAGCAGCCTCAGTCATCCGGGACCTCTTCTACATCGCTCATAGAAACTGGGGAAAAACAGCGGTAACTCAGGTGGCGGCTAAATGAACGGTGTAGGGCTTAACGACCATGAGCTGGAGCGATACTCAAGGCAAATCATGCTAGACCTAATTGGATACCAAGGACAGGTAAAGCTGAAGAAGAGCAAAGTATGCGTGATTGGGCTGGGCGGCCTCGGAGTGCCCATATCGATTCGACTGGCCACCATGGGCGTTGGACACTTGAGGGTCGTCGACAGGGATGTAGTCTCCCTCTCGGACCTACATCGCCAATACCTCTACGACGATCAAACATTATACAAAGCGAAAGTGGAAGCCGCTTCAGAGAGGCTGAGTAGGATGAACCCATACGTCACCGTAGAACCCCTCACAGACTCCATCACCCCCAAAAATGTTAAGAGAATCGTTAAAGGCTTCGATGTGGTGTTAGATGGCCTTGACTCCATAGAAGCCAGATACTTGGTTAACGCCGCCTGCGTGGAGGAGAAAATCCCCTACGTTTACGGGGGAGCCATACAAAGCATGGGAAATGTTACCACAATTCTGCCTGGAGCCACGCCTTGTCTAGAATGCTTCATGCCAGGGATCAAGGATGAGTGGACGCCCCAATGCTCTGTTGTAGGAGTATTCCCACCCATCCTAGACACCGTAGCCGCCATCGAGGTTTCCGAGGCCATTAGAATAATAACCGGCGATGAACCTAAACTGGCTGGAAAATTGCTTTTCATCGACCTTAAACTCCTCGATTTTCACATCGTAGAGGTTAATCGGTATAGACAATGCCCTGTCTGCGGGGAACCTAGAAGATATCAGGCCCCGGAAATCCCCCTCTTAGAAGAGGAATGCGCTAGAAACGGAAAAAGAACCTTCATTTCGACTCCTAAAGAAGCCTCAGACATTGACATACCCCAACTTCAACGGAAAGTCAACTCGTATGGGCTGAAGGTTAAAAGCGAGGGAAAACTACACATAACCTTCCACTACAACGACACCGTCGTTACCGTGATGAAAAGCGGTGTGATCATCGTTCAAACAAGGCTTACAGGAGAAAAAGATGAGATCATGAAAGAGATCTACAAGCTGCTGGCCGATTAGTAAAGAAGGCCTTGAAGGTTCTTGAATTCAAAGGAAGAGCCTCGTAGACCAACCGAAAAGTGAATCACCATATCTGATTCATTTAAATGAATCGGGTCTTGACGTGCCGTGTTAACGCGACATGCATCTAAACTCTCCAAATGGGCCTCCTCACCATCTCCTGCGGCGCGTTACACACGAATGAAGCCCACAACGGCTTTAAGAAATCAATTTTAATATAGGGCACCTCCGTTTACAGCGAAAACTTTCTATGGGATACCATTGAGTGACATAGGGTAAGATAAGGGCTTGTACTGTGCCTTATTTATACGCCTCACATTTAAGGCTTCGAAAAGCTCCTCCTATCTCCCGGTACCCCATTGACCAGGGTTGTCAGCTTGATGCTAGCAGGTTGGATGGCCGCATAGGCTTCGACCGCTCCGGAGGGTTCTTCAATAGCTTCCATGTAGATGGTTGTAGAAGCACTTCACCATAAGCTTCAAAGGCTGGGCAATGGCTCGACCTTGTTCCGTGTCAGAACTCTCATGCCTTTAGGGTAGCCTCGCTCCTCGAGGGCCAGAGGACGCTGGCGCCCCTCATCCACAAGGGCCCATTGTCGCTGCCGCATCTATCCGAGACGCGACCAGATAGAGCGACGCCGAGAGGATTGGCCTAGCATGGCTTGCGTAGACGGACGGAGCCCCCCTTTGAGGCGGATCTCTGACGACCACGGGCATAGATCTGGCATCCAATGGCCTTCAACTTCGTCTCATCCACTGCCACCGCCTTCCTAATCCTCCTCTTAAACGCGGGCAGGCCCTGAGCCCTAAATGCCGGCACCTTATAGACTTATGGCCCACCTTACAGGCTCTGTTAAATTAAGGGTTCTCAATGGTTAGCCGTGGTTTCCTCGTTGTTTGAGGTGTTGGAGATGGGCTGGATCTCAGCCTCAACCTAGCTGGAAAGCCCATCCTGAGCCCTTAATTGGCGAGGATGCCTTTAAGGCCAACGGACGACAGGACCCCGCAGCCACCTCGAGTTTACACGACCCCCTTGTTTGGTCAAAAAGCTTAAATATAACATTGTTATAATAACGCTGTTATGACCTATGAGCTCCAGAACATGGAACATAATCTTCCAATTCTCACTCTTCAAGCATATAAACTAAAATCTTTCAACTCATTCAAAACACCTAATGTAGCCGAGGCTAAACATCGAATCTGGATAATCGCGTTTCCAGCAATAGTCGCAGCAGCTTTCCTCTTTTTAAAGGAAACCCCCAATCCCTCATCAAGCTATCCTTTAATAGGATTCATCACAGGGATCCTGGTAGGAGTCTCAGGGGTGGGCGCTGGCTCAATCCTAACTCCTACCTTAATTTTAGGCTTCGGTGTAACACCTCTCATAGCCGTTGGCACCGATCTAATTCACAGCTTCCTCATGAAATCCATTGGCTCAATGAAACATCATAATCAGAGGACTGTCGACAGGAAATTGACGAAACGGTTGCTGATAGGCGCGGCGCCAGCCTCCCTAATAGGCGCCTTACTAACATCTCACCTGGCCAAAGATAGCCTTAACCAAGTTAATGGATGGATCACCCTTACACTTTCAGCTTTATTAACCTTAACCGGCGTCTTAACACTGTTTCAAACCTTCAACCTAGTTAACTCACCATATCGGAAGCCATTACTCTCAGCTTCATCCTCCGCTTACAGCGCGGTGGCCATCATGGTGGGCTTCTTGGTGGGCTTTTTAGTCAGCGTGACTTCCGTAGGCGGCGGAGCCTTATTGATGCCCTTCCTACTCACATTATTTCCCATATCGCTACGTCAGGTGGTTGGAACCGATATATCGGTTGCCGCCGTCCTTA
Proteins encoded in this region:
- a CDS encoding homoserine dehydrogenase (catalyzes the formation of L-aspartate 4-semialdehyde from L-homoserine), with product MKVLIVGFGVVGRSVAELIADHPPSSLGLSDVKVVGVSDASGSIIDERGVDLRKAVKEKARKGSLMRSSLENKRPLTGEELIDQVHADILVETTPTNISTGEPGLTHIQKALRSGLHVVTTNKGPLITSFKELKKMAERKQICLRYSGAVGGGTPILDFLDFLRPEGVQSARGILNGTTNYILWRMEKGGVTLNTAMKEAKTLGYAEKDPSLDLKGLDTACKLVIMANHLGMEKRLCEVDIKGIEGLKAADLFEAQRRGRVIRLIGTLDCENGELKVSTEEIPVGSALHVEGCLNALTVKTKLGAQTLIGTGTGGRVTAASVIRDLFYIAHRNWGKTAVTQVAAK
- a CDS encoding HesA/MoeB/ThiF family protein; this translates as MNGVGLNDHELERYSRQIMLDLIGYQGQVKLKKSKVCVIGLGGLGVPISIRLATMGVGHLRVVDRDVVSLSDLHRQYLYDDQTLYKAKVEAASERLSRMNPYVTVEPLTDSITPKNVKRIVKGFDVVLDGLDSIEARYLVNAACVEEKIPYVYGGAIQSMGNVTTILPGATPCLECFMPGIKDEWTPQCSVVGVFPPILDTVAAIEVSEAIRIITGDEPKLAGKLLFIDLKLLDFHIVEVNRYRQCPVCGEPRRYQAPEIPLLEEECARNGKRTFISTPKEASDIDIPQLQRKVNSYGLKVKSEGKLHITFHYNDTVVTVMKSGVIIVQTRLTGEKDEIMKEIYKLLAD
- a CDS encoding sulfite exporter TauE/SafE family protein, with protein sequence MTYELQNMEHNLPILTLQAYKLKSFNSFKTPNVAEAKHRIWIIAFPAIVAAAFLFLKETPNPSSSYPLIGFITGILVGVSGVGAGSILTPTLILGFGVTPLIAVGTDLIHSFLMKSIGSMKHHNQRTVDRKLTKRLLIGAAPASLIGALLTSHLAKDSLNQVNGWITLTLSALLTLTGVLTLFQTFNLVNSPYRKPLLSASSSAYSAVAIMVGFLVGFLVSVTSVGGGALLMPFLLTLFPISLRQVVGTDISVAAVLTAIPGLTYLYFGAVNLRLLGLLLIGSVPGILIGSSLNHRAPNKAIRLLLGVILTSLGLIMIWFR